CTGCTCAACACCAACCTCTGATGCCCTGCGATGCCCACACCCAATACCTCTGCTTTTCCACCCACGTTCTTCTGGGTCAACACCTCTGGAGGCAGCGTGCTGAGTGCTGCTGATGCTGCTATGCCTGTTCAATTCCTAGCTCTGAGGGTCATGGTTGCCCTGGCTTATGGGCTTGTGGGGGCCATCGGCTTGCTAGGAAATTTGGCCGTTCTGTGGGTACTGGGTAACTGTGCTCGGCGAGCCCCTGGCCCACCTTCCGACACCTTTGTCTTCAACCTGGCTCTGGCGGATCTAGGGCTGGCACTCACTCTCCCCTTCTGGGCAGCCGAGTCGGCACTGGACTTCCACTGGCCCTTTGGAGGTGCCCTCTGCAAGATGGTCCTGACGGCCACTGTCCTCAACGTCTACGCTAGCATCTTCCTCATCACGGCGCTGAGTGTTGCTCGCTACTGGGTGGTGGCCATGGCTGCAGGCCCAGGCACCCACCTCTCACTCTTCTGGGCCCGCGTGGCCACCCTGGCAGTGTGGGTAGCGGCTGCCCTGGTGACGGTGCCCACAGCTGTTTTTGGGGCTGAAGGTGAGGTGTGGGGTGTGCGCCTCTGCCTGCTGCGTTTCCCCAGCAGGTATTGGCTGGGGGCCTACCAGCTGCAAAGGGTGGTGCTGGCCTTTGTGGTGCCCTTGGGCATCATCACCACCAGctacctgctgctgctggccTTCCTGCGGCGGCGGCAACGGCGACGGCAGGACAGTAGGGTCGTGGCCCGCTCTGTCTGCATCCTGGTGGCCTCCTTCTTCCTCTGCTGGTTCCCCAACCATGTGGTCACTCTCTGGGGTGTCCTGGTGAAGTTTGACCTGGTGCCCTGGGACAGTACTTTTTACGCCATCCATACTTACGTCTTCCCTGTCACGacttgcctggcacacagcaacaGCTGCCTCAACCCTGTGCTGTACTGTCTCCTAAGGCGGGAGCCCAGGCAGGCTCTGGAAAACACCTTCCGGGACCTGCGAACGAGGCTGTGGCCCCAGGGCCGAGGCTGGGTGGAACAGGTGGCCCTAAAGGAGGTAGGAAGGCCGTGGGTAGTGAACACCCTCCCGGAGGGTGGCCCATCTACCGTGCTTACCAACCTGGACAAAGGGACACCTGGGTGAAGGGTGCAGGCTAAACACGCTCCTTTCTGAGATCTAGAAGGTACAGggtccttgcatcccagggagaGGCTGCCCTCTCTGCAGGGCGGCAACGCGCTCAGGGAAAAGTCTGATCTTTGATCCCCAACTCTGGgtgtgggggaggcgggggcccGGATCAGGACTGGGTGTGACAAAGCTTAGTCTCTATttggaggtgggaaggaggaggctcTGAGAATAAACCTCTGGATTATCCACAAATTGTCTTGAGCTTTTATCCCAGCTCCACCTCCAGTTCAGTGTGGAACAAAAGGATTTGTTGCCCCATTTCTGCCTTCTGTAAGAAGTCCCAGGAGATTTTCCCTAAGGATTCTAGACTAATGGATCAGAGGTCAGTGTCCATCTCTTTCTGTCTGTCCTCCCTATCCTTCCACCCTCACCTCAAAACACGGTTTCCCATGTCCTTGTACCAAGGCCAAAAAAGCCCTCTCCCTCTGGCCATCCTCACCATCTTACCTTATCAGGGGTGCCCACAGATGCTTGCTACATGCAGAGGCCTCAACTGCAAAAGCTGTAGTTCCCCTGCAGGGATGCCAGGTGTGGGGTCTTGCCAGAATCTCTGGCACCTACCAGGTTCTGGGTGTAAAACTCTAGTGCTGACTAGAAGTACCTGTGGTGTCTCCCTTTAAATCAGGATTTGAAGGGACAAGTGAAGATAATGACAAGTCAaagacttgggtggggcaaagagaGGTGAGAAATACAGAAAGGATTGGGAGATCAGGCTGAAGGTAGAGCCAGAGAAGTGGAAATCACGGAAAGCGGTGCTATCAATTTGGGTGTCCCAGCACCTGGGCAAATTACTGtctctctctgtacctcagttttctaacctgtaaaatgggctaTTGAGGATTCAACTGCCTGAATATagtgttagctattattcttATACCCTGtaatggagacagagaaggaaagggaggaaataaGGGGAGAGCTGGAAGACGGGGGCAGGGAGCCATGAAGGTCTCATCTGGAATGTTTTTACATGCTCTAAGTGGGGTATAATGAAACTGAGGGGTTGGCCCCTCAAGCCCCTTTTGAAGGTATGTTCTCCAGGGCAGGGGCTTCCTTTTGGTTCCCATGTTCATTATGACTCATCAGTGATGAAAGTTAGCCATCAGAAGGGACTTCCGGGGGGCAGCCCCtggaaagaagggaggaggcagaggaaagatGAGGTGGAGCTTCCACTTCCACTGTCTTTGCTCCTCACCTCACCAAGCTCTCTAGCCTGTCTTGTAACCCAGGACAACACTGGCTGCTCAAGATCCTGGAGCAACAGCTGGGAGCAGTGAGTGGGGAGCCCCCTGCCCCAGTTCCACTCTATTGCTGAGCAGAAGAGGCTCTAAAGAGCCACCCAATTCACAACATATTAAGCAATGTAAAGATTTAATTAGCCTCTTGAtgcttaatttcctctttttgatAATGTTTAAACTAGTTCCAAAACTCCAGGTCTGTTCTCAGCCAGTTCAGAATGGAAAATCTTCCCCCACCTAAGTATCCACCCCCAGCAGCTCCTGTTAGCTTTGCTGGGCTCCGGATATTGGCTCCTCTGGGGGTATCTCTGCTTTATGGGACCCGGAGGTAAATATTGACAAAGTTTACATAGGTCCAAGTCACAGATGAATAAATGCATAGACCTACCCTTGGcggtggcagagggaggggaagggtgcaGCGATGGAGAAGGGAGGGCTGGGCATGGCAGGGGCTTGTGCTCTCAGAATGGAAGGAAGGCCATGTTTTGGGGAGAAGCTGGGCCCTGGCTCCCTGGAGCACAAAGCCAGAGGGCTTTGAAACTGCAGCAGGAGGGACAAAGTTAAGACTGTGAGTTCCCAAGCATGGGATTAGGGAGGGGACAATAGACAGAATGACCAAAGGATGTAAGGGAGGGACCTAGTTCTCAGAAACCCACAGAGAAATGCTTTGATGCCATGTTTCAGGGCTGAAGACGAGGAGGGGTTTTGGTAAAGGGAAGGCAGAAGGGACATACTGCTGAGAACAAGGCAGTGTTGCTCAGTAGTCAGCTGGGGGCTTCACACCTACTCTGGGATCTGTCTCCAGGTTTCACTGTTTCT
Above is a window of Lemur catta isolate mLemCat1 chromosome 3, mLemCat1.pri, whole genome shotgun sequence DNA encoding:
- the RXFP4 gene encoding relaxin-3 receptor 2, encoding MPTPNTSAFPPTFFWVNTSGGSVLSAADAAMPVQFLALRVMVALAYGLVGAIGLLGNLAVLWVLGNCARRAPGPPSDTFVFNLALADLGLALTLPFWAAESALDFHWPFGGALCKMVLTATVLNVYASIFLITALSVARYWVVAMAAGPGTHLSLFWARVATLAVWVAAALVTVPTAVFGAEGEVWGVRLCLLRFPSRYWLGAYQLQRVVLAFVVPLGIITTSYLLLLAFLRRRQRRRQDSRVVARSVCILVASFFLCWFPNHVVTLWGVLVKFDLVPWDSTFYAIHTYVFPVTTCLAHSNSCLNPVLYCLLRREPRQALENTFRDLRTRLWPQGRGWVEQVALKEVGRPWVVNTLPEGGPSTVLTNLDKGTPG